The Cohaesibacter intestini genome has a window encoding:
- a CDS encoding TRAP transporter large permease, producing the protein MALIAFIFFLLMILGAPVAFAIGISGFVFFLTSDVMPVSIGVQKIATVSQSFPLLAVPFFVLAGHLMNESDITERLFRFSKVALGWMSGGLALVSIFLSTLMGGVSGSAVADAAMEARILGPQMLANRYTKGYTASVIALSSLITATIPPSIGLILYGYVGQVSIGRLFLAGVVPGLLMMLFLMVAAFLIAKKRNYVIDAAEKPTARDVGVAAWDAKWALLFPVLLIISIRGGIFTPSEVGAFAVVYAIAIGRFAHGIMTFEAAKRAFGHALSDIGMIMLIILMSGMIGFAIIFMQVPQSVAGFLLSSISEPHLIVGVILIFLLISGLFFESTILVLLLTPIFVPVIKSAGVDPVHFGILMMTIVTLGSMTPPVGVAMFTVCSLLDTPIDEYVKESLPFLLAILCLVLLLLFVPEIVLFLPNWAFG; encoded by the coding sequence ATGGCCTTGATTGCATTTATCTTCTTTCTGTTGATGATCCTCGGCGCTCCGGTGGCTTTCGCCATTGGCATTTCCGGCTTTGTCTTCTTCCTCACCTCCGATGTGATGCCTGTATCCATTGGTGTTCAGAAAATCGCCACGGTATCCCAGAGCTTCCCTCTTCTCGCGGTGCCTTTCTTCGTGCTGGCGGGTCACCTGATGAATGAGAGTGACATCACCGAACGGTTGTTCCGCTTTTCCAAGGTCGCCCTTGGCTGGATGTCCGGTGGCCTGGCTTTGGTGTCGATCTTTCTCTCCACACTGATGGGCGGTGTGTCCGGCTCGGCGGTGGCCGATGCAGCCATGGAGGCCCGTATTCTTGGGCCTCAGATGCTCGCCAACCGCTACACCAAGGGATACACGGCCTCCGTGATCGCACTCAGTTCGCTGATCACCGCAACCATCCCGCCATCCATCGGACTTATCCTGTATGGCTATGTCGGGCAGGTCTCCATTGGTCGCCTGTTCCTTGCAGGCGTGGTTCCCGGCCTCTTGATGATGTTGTTCCTGATGGTTGCTGCCTTTCTGATCGCCAAGAAACGCAACTATGTCATCGATGCCGCGGAGAAACCCACCGCGCGCGACGTCGGCGTGGCAGCATGGGACGCCAAATGGGCCCTGCTCTTTCCGGTTCTGCTGATCATTTCCATCCGCGGAGGCATTTTCACCCCGTCCGAAGTCGGGGCCTTCGCGGTGGTTTATGCCATTGCTATCGGCCGTTTCGCCCATGGCATCATGACCTTTGAGGCCGCCAAACGGGCCTTTGGCCATGCACTCAGCGACATTGGCATGATCATGTTGATCATTCTGATGAGTGGCATGATCGGCTTTGCCATCATCTTCATGCAGGTGCCTCAGTCGGTTGCTGGCTTCCTGCTCAGCTCGATTTCCGAGCCGCATCTAATCGTTGGTGTCATTCTGATCTTTCTGCTGATCTCGGGCCTGTTCTTCGAGAGCACCATTCTTGTGCTGTTGTTGACCCCGATCTTCGTGCCGGTGATCAAGAGTGCCGGGGTCGATCCGGTCCATTTCGGCATTCTGATGATGACCATCGTCACGCTTGGCTCCATGACACCGCCCGTCGGGGTGGCCATGTTCACGGTCTGCAGTCTGCTCGACACGCCAATTGATGAATATGTCAAGGAAAGCCTGCCCTTCTTGCTGGCAATCCTGTGTCTGGTCCTGCTGCTGCTGTTCGTTCCAGAAATCGTGCTTTTCCTACCCAATTGGGCCTTTGGCTAG
- the pdxA gene encoding 4-hydroxythreonine-4-phosphate dehydrogenase PdxA has product MSAFPMPLSKLAITMGDPSGVGPEVILKAFHDLPAEKRARLLVIGDMAVLKRAAAACDFEPRFHPYGTDPEEAGESLEVYDIPLEGLPDRFGVLSDLCGEACYQYIAKGVELAQSGAIKGIVTAPINKAALNAAGHHFDGHTGMLAHLTQSKSSFMLLADPKLKVIHASTHVSLRDAIERATPERILATIEAGDRHLKRLGYDKPKIGVAGLNPHCGEGGLFGDEDDRNIRPGIEMAQAKGIDVVGPIPADTAYYRAAQGEFDLMVAQYHDQGHIPIKLIAFDSAVNVSLGLPIDRVSVDHGTAFDIAGKGLAKHENMICAITYGLRLADAPA; this is encoded by the coding sequence ATGAGTGCCTTTCCAATGCCGCTATCCAAACTGGCCATCACCATGGGCGACCCTTCGGGCGTCGGACCGGAAGTCATCCTGAAAGCCTTTCACGACCTACCTGCAGAAAAGCGGGCGCGCCTGTTGGTGATCGGGGATATGGCTGTTTTGAAACGCGCGGCTGCGGCTTGCGATTTCGAGCCTCGTTTTCATCCCTATGGGACCGATCCGGAAGAGGCGGGCGAGAGCCTTGAGGTCTATGATATCCCGCTTGAAGGACTGCCGGACCGGTTTGGCGTGCTCAGTGATCTTTGTGGTGAGGCTTGCTATCAATATATCGCCAAGGGTGTGGAATTGGCGCAGTCCGGGGCAATCAAGGGCATTGTCACCGCGCCGATCAACAAGGCTGCGCTCAATGCCGCCGGTCACCATTTTGATGGTCATACCGGCATGCTGGCGCATCTGACCCAGTCGAAGTCTTCCTTTATGCTACTTGCGGATCCCAAGCTGAAGGTCATTCATGCCTCCACCCATGTGTCGCTGCGTGATGCCATCGAACGGGCGACGCCGGAGCGGATTCTGGCGACCATTGAAGCGGGTGATCGCCATCTCAAGCGGCTTGGCTACGACAAGCCGAAGATCGGTGTTGCCGGTCTCAATCCCCATTGTGGCGAGGGTGGCCTGTTTGGCGATGAGGATGATCGCAACATCCGTCCGGGCATTGAGATGGCACAGGCCAAGGGTATCGATGTGGTTGGGCCCATTCCTGCGGACACCGCCTATTACCGCGCAGCTCAGGGCGAGTTTGATCTGATGGTTGCGCAATATCACGATCAGGGTCATATCCCGATCAAGCTGATCGCCTTTGATAGTGCGGTCAATGTCTCGCTTGGACTGCCAATCGACCGGGTTTCGGTCGATCATGGTACGGCCTTTGACATTGCGGGCAAGGGCCTTGCCAAGCATGAAAATATGATTTGCGCCATCACGTATGGCTTGCGTTTGGCGGATGCTCCCGCCTGA
- a CDS encoding mannitol dehydrogenase family protein, whose protein sequence is MPDYDRSSLAVRMCHIGFGAFHRAHQAVYTDQLIGMGATNWAYREIELMGPTAPLNALKSRDYLYSVVENGADNRKARVIGSVIDHRHMADCGPEAIIEAISEDPIEIVSITVTEKGYTLASDGGLDVDNAMVKADLADSENPKTVIGVLTAGLACRRKAGKKPFTILSCDNLPSNGHMVKRAVLDFAAAIDADLATWIEAEARFPSTMVDRIVPAMTPESHSMLADVLGYEDPAGILCEPFRQWVIEDDFVSGRPDWDKAGATFTKDVLPFENMKLRMLNGSHSFLAYLGYLAGHETIADTMGDPVFKKAARDLMVLEQAPTLEAPGDVNLEDYADILIARYCNPSIRHRTWQIAMDGSQKLPQRALESIAHHLDHGTPFPRLAMLVAGWMLYVSGTDLNGQPIEVSDPMADKLKILANGDGVEAIISDLMQKTGIFPQKLADNAALKSSLIDAYEAIRQQGVKAAIAALG, encoded by the coding sequence TTGCCAGACTACGACCGGTCTTCCTTGGCCGTTCGCATGTGTCATATCGGCTTCGGCGCCTTCCATCGCGCCCATCAGGCCGTCTATACCGACCAGTTGATCGGGATGGGCGCCACCAACTGGGCCTATCGGGAAATCGAACTGATGGGACCGACCGCACCACTCAATGCCCTGAAGAGCCGCGACTATCTCTATAGCGTCGTTGAGAATGGCGCAGACAACCGCAAAGCCCGGGTCATCGGATCTGTCATCGATCATCGCCACATGGCCGATTGCGGCCCCGAAGCCATCATCGAGGCCATTAGCGAAGACCCGATCGAGATCGTCTCGATCACCGTGACGGAAAAAGGCTATACGCTGGCTTCCGACGGCGGTCTGGATGTCGACAATGCCATGGTCAAGGCCGATCTGGCCGACTCTGAAAATCCCAAAACCGTAATCGGCGTTCTGACTGCCGGTCTTGCCTGCCGCCGCAAGGCAGGCAAAAAGCCTTTCACCATCCTGTCCTGTGACAATCTCCCGTCCAATGGTCACATGGTAAAACGTGCCGTGCTTGACTTCGCCGCCGCCATTGATGCGGATCTGGCGACATGGATTGAAGCCGAAGCCCGCTTCCCCTCCACCATGGTCGACCGGATCGTGCCTGCCATGACACCGGAAAGCCACAGCATGCTCGCAGATGTACTGGGCTATGAAGATCCGGCTGGCATTTTGTGCGAGCCATTCCGCCAATGGGTCATCGAGGACGATTTCGTCTCTGGTCGCCCGGATTGGGACAAGGCGGGCGCAACCTTCACCAAGGATGTGCTACCCTTTGAGAATATGAAGCTGCGGATGCTCAACGGCTCCCACTCTTTCCTCGCCTATCTGGGTTATCTGGCAGGCCATGAGACCATCGCGGACACGATGGGAGATCCGGTCTTCAAAAAAGCCGCCCGTGATCTAATGGTGCTGGAACAGGCACCAACACTCGAGGCTCCGGGTGACGTCAATCTGGAAGATTATGCGGATATCCTGATCGCTCGTTATTGCAACCCGTCGATCCGACACCGGACCTGGCAGATCGCCATGGATGGTAGCCAGAAACTGCCTCAGCGCGCGCTTGAATCCATCGCCCACCATCTCGATCACGGCACCCCCTTCCCACGACTGGCAATGCTCGTGGCAGGCTGGATGCTCTATGTCAGCGGCACCGATCTGAACGGTCAGCCAATCGAGGTATCAGACCCGATGGCCGACAAGCTCAAGATCCTTGCCAATGGAGACGGAGTCGAAGCAATTATCAGCGATCTGATGCAGAAGACCGGCATCTTCCCCCAAAAGCTGGCGGACAATGCAGCATTGAAGTCCAGCCTGATCGACGCCTATGAAGCGATCCGGCAACAGGGCGTCAAGGCAGCGATTGCCGCGCTTGGATAA
- a CDS encoding TRAP transporter small permease — MPGFLGKIEFAVGAILLAIITVLVFIAAVMRFFGHPLIWSVDLAQLLFIWLCFIGATRAMRERVHLGVDYLVRLFPFGPRRLIETALALVFIGFLLLLAKEGYRLTMLNWQRIFGDSGLSYAWVTIAVPVGSILLSISILSNLIISWRSGPENQQLIFIRKSSAQDAATDKTSTEL, encoded by the coding sequence ATGCCGGGTTTTCTGGGAAAAATAGAATTTGCCGTGGGAGCAATCCTGTTGGCCATCATCACGGTGCTGGTCTTCATCGCGGCAGTCATGCGCTTTTTCGGCCATCCGTTGATCTGGTCGGTGGATCTGGCCCAATTGCTGTTCATTTGGCTGTGTTTTATTGGTGCGACGCGTGCCATGCGCGAGCGTGTTCATCTGGGTGTTGACTATCTGGTCCGCCTCTTCCCGTTTGGTCCACGCAGGCTGATTGAAACGGCGTTGGCTCTGGTCTTTATCGGCTTTTTGCTGCTGTTGGCCAAAGAGGGATATCGCCTGACCATGCTCAACTGGCAGCGGATTTTCGGGGATTCCGGCCTTTCCTATGCCTGGGTGACCATTGCCGTCCCCGTTGGCTCGATCCTGCTCTCCATTTCAATCCTGTCCAATCTGATCATCTCCTGGCGATCGGGGCCTGAAAATCAGCAGCTTATCTTCATTCGCAAATCTTCCGCCCAAGACGCTGCGACAGACAAGACATCAACGGAGCTCTGA